The Miscanthus floridulus cultivar M001 chromosome 6, ASM1932011v1, whole genome shotgun sequence genomic interval gtggacttggttgaactttgtggactttggacatatgttgatggtgtttgtggactttgcatggtgcttgtcgacatatgtttgttattgtgagtggatgtgacatttgtggacatatatgtggtATATATTACCTATCTGTCATGTTATTATAATTTcctgtgattttgttgcttattgtgactggatatgcactgaaacaaacaaaaaaaaattctgtggacatattttaccgagtgtagcactcggtaaaacagagattctgttagttttaccgagtgtagcactcggtaaaacagccaacagaaccaaattggttctgattctgtgaattttgccaagggtgccattttttaccgagtgccgcttccccactcggaaatatttgactactttttaccgagtgagaacactcggtaaacattattcctgaagtttatttgcggaattgttttaatcacgaaaatggttattattttatcgagtgttaggagctacactcggtaaacattattcaaaaaatttatttgcggaattgttttaatcatgaaatgctaatttatttaccgagtgctgctagtgacactcgtaaacgtcgccgttaacggtcagtttggaggctgacgaccgtcaagtcataattgtttaccgagtgtcattgtAGCACTCGGTAACTCTCTGCTCCGAGTGTGCCGatattagacactcggtaaaataacttcaccgagtcgttgtttgccgagtccactttaccgagtgtggcactcggtaaagagtttgccgagtgtgtagCACTATTTGCCAAGTGTTACTCACACTCGGTAAATTAACAGTATCCGTAGTGAATACACGTAGGCATGGAAtgacttggactccaagccctcattGCAAACTACAACAAACCTAGCATGTTCGcgtgctcgtaaacgatcgtaaattttcagccgaaaacagtgtttttctctcacaccaaaccagtcagcagtaaataatccacgatacgatacggcctccccaACGTGGGCTAACAAGTGAATGCAGTACTAGGACCCAGTGCACTGACGTCttctacttttttttttgtgttttctGACACTTTATAGAGCAAAGCCACCATCCAGTAGCATCACAACGCGCTCCTACATGCTGCCTCCAACTTTTGTCAGATGGAGCAGTTGTATCTCCTGCCGGAGACTTTGACGTGCTGCGGAGCTACAGCTTACGGTAACACGGAGAATCAAAGCAGACGTGGTTTTAGGGCAGTACTCCACACTGCTGCGTTAGAGAAGCCCTTAGGGGCATAACGACATGTGGTGTTTCTATTCGTACAGATAATTAATTATGATATGCCTGTGGTTCCTGATGCCAATATAATACGTGTGTAGTTTTGAATCACCCGGTGTGGATTGAACTAGAATGGGTGGTCCTGGATTTGTAAATTAATTTTTAAAAAGGGGTGTCTACACCCGTAGCTCAAGTTTTTTTTATATTAACTGCACTTTATTCTTATATAGCGccagtggcgaagctagagcaaattGATGGTGGTGCCCCACTTAATCATAATCACAGTGACTCATATGATGTTCAAAGAAAATAGCATATCTAATGCGCAACTACCATATTTTAACATTAAAATTTGACTTCTAGCAATAACGATGAGATTTTGGTCGAAACATAAGGTAGAGGTAAATGATAATAACACTCACCATTTAACAAAAAGAAGACCACATTGAGCACTTTAGCAAAATATGTCATCCACTCCAGGAGACCAGGATCAAGATCCCACTAGCCTCAAAGGAAAGAGAATAGATAGGTCAACTATTTAGAAAACAAACTGCACAATTATCTATTAAGAGTAGACGTGTTGCATTACCTACCAGAGATCATATTTACGCTATTTTCCTTCCATGGTCACGAAACTTCCAAACTCATCGAATCATTCCGGAATAAACTTTCTCGTCTTGTCTCCAATATCTGaaacaagaaaattacatttgcAAGCATAATCAAATTGCAGATCCGCACTATTATAAATGTATATATAAAAAGAGAGAAAACCCAGCTAATATTAACCCTAAACCAGTAAACCTGTAGGCTACAATTTCAATTTGAACACTATGAATTGGATGTGATGCCTTGCCTTTTCTTTTGGACCAGAAGAGAAAGCCAGAGAGGGTTGAGGCCGAtcttttcaaaagaaaaaaagagaggggtgaGGCAATGAGGGACTGAGGGTTGCTGGCGGGTTCTTCCGCCGGGCGCCGCCTGCTAGTTGCGCTGTCCGGTGCTCTGCTTGGCTACACAGCTACTTCCTGTGTAGAGCCGTAGAGATGGAAGGGGAAGGGACGTCAGTGTCGCCGCTCGTCGGCTCGCGCTCGCCGGCTCGCGCTCGCTGCGTGCGTTCAGGCGAAAAAAATGCGGACTCGCGGGCATATGCGGCTGTGCACTAGCGAAAAGTCGCGGCCTCCTGGTCTCCTGGGAGCCTCCGTGCCTTCTCCTGGAAGGAGCCTGCGAGTGCGAGGTAGGCTTGGGCAGCTGGGCCTCAATCTCTCAAACGTGTTGCTTGCTGGCCAAACTGGCTTGGTGGGGGTGCCTCGTTTTGGCCTAGGGGgtgcacaaggggtgaaatgttGATAGTAACGATgtatttttgtttttggcctggGTGCCTAGGCACCCGGTGGACTTAACTGGGCTTCTCCCCTGTATAGTGCAGATGAGAAAATGAATAAAAACAAAATTGATTCAGGGGGTGTTTGATATGACTCCTCCTGAGGGGCTCCTCTGAAGGCGTCAGAgctgttttggaggagccacaatttaTAGTTTATTCAAAATGGCTTCAGCTCCTTTGCTTTTACTAAAAAACGGCTCCTCTAGAAAAACATTTGGCaaggctcctctggaggagccggagAGAAGCGCGGCCAAATAGGCCCTTAGTGTCTGTCAAGATATATTGTATAATAGTAGATTTATTAGTATCACCCAAGAAGTGGTAAGCCTTGGCAGCCATAATTTGGTGGACGAATCGGCACCCACGAAGCGGCCATCTGCATGCGAGGCTTGAAAATATCCGTACCCATTTTAATTTCCAGAAATACTACGtgacacacatgtgttttagcatagaaaacacatgaattttttttttaatctctccctctctctttctcaccggtgaccaccgCGCGCCGACGACGGCGACCGGCGAGCTCGCCCCGGCGCCCGTGCTGGCCATGGCAGTGGCGGTGATGGCGGTGGCGGATATGTGATTTattcttccatagaaaaaaattatgatCTACGATCTGTGATCTGTGGAGGCTGAAAGTAAAAAAAGAGTAGCTGTTGAATCTTAATCTTTACAGTGAAAAAAATCTGCGAAAAACAAGTCGTTGTGTGCTGGAGAGACTCCGATGATTCAGGTCGTGTTCATTGACCCACTCGCCACCTACCGCGGGTCCGCGCGCAGCTCCTGTCTTCGCTGCAGGGGTGCCCAGCTATGGCATCAGACGACGCGGCGGCGGTGGGCGTGGTCGGCGGGTGGGCGAGCCCATTCGTGATGCGGGTGTGCGTCGCGCTCAGGCTGAAGGGCGTGGCGTACGAGTTCCTGCAGGAGGAACCGGGCAAGAAGAGCGAGCTGCTCCTCGCGTCCAACCCGGTGCACAAGCAGATCCCCGTGCTCCTCCACGGCGGGAGGCCGGTCTGCGAGTCGCTCGTAATCTTGCAGTACGTCGACGAGGCCTTCTCCGGCGCCAGGCCGCCGATCCTCCCCGCCGACCCCTACGACCGCGCCGTCCACCGCTTCTGGGCCGAGTACGCCGACGCTAAGGTACAGATCCGGAGCCATTTCAGCTGGAAATCGAATGCTCCATCTCGTGGCTAATCTCCATGACTCGAAACCAAACTTGGGCAGCTCCCGATGGCGCTCCGGACGCTGAGGGGCATGATCGACGGCGACAAGGCCGCGGCGGCGGAGCAGGTGGCCGCGGCGCTCGCCCAGCTCGAGGAGGCCTTCACGGCGTGCAGCAAGGGGCAGCGTTTCTTCGCCGGCGACGACATCGGATTCTTAGACATCGTCCTCGGGTCCTACGTCGGGTGGTTCCGGGCAGCGGAGCGGATCACCGGGCAGACGGTCCTCGACGAGATGAGAATGCCCCGGCTCGCGGCGTGGGCGGCGCGGTTCTGCGGGCACGAGGCCGTCAGGGACGTGATGCCTGACGCCGGAAGGCTCGTTGAGTTCGGCGAGGCGCTCCGGGCAGCGCTGGCCGCCAACGCCAACGCTCAACGGATGTAAGGGGACGTATTGCTCTTCCAACCGTGCTAGGCTTGATTTGTCATGCGAATTGAAATATCTGAACAAATTATCAACGTCAGCTCTAGCCATTGAGCTTACTGTTTAGAAATTGTTTGGAACACCGAGTTTTCATAGCTAAAAGAACTTAAGATCCACGGTTATCGTGCGAAATTCTTATGTGCCAAACGAAGACAACACTCCCATTCAGTCTCAAGCCGCTTTGCCCACTTTCAGCTCCATGGCTAGTGTTCATACACTACCTACAGTAGGACGACTGGATGAGAGCTTCATTCAAACGTCTTCATGCTACAGTAAAACCTGCCAGAGAAGTTTGAGCCCTTTTGAGCTATgccaaagaagccctcgacaCTAAATAAGTCACCGTCCTATCATGGTAGTATAATTCTACTGTTCCATCTATCCTGAAATAAAAGGTACGAAAAGTTCAAAATTTGTCTCAAATCATAAGGTATTCTGGATTGCCCAACCCCATCTATATGTGCTTGACTTTTAAACCAATCCATACATGTCTTTAAACATCATCTTGCGCAAAAATGACTTCTATAATTGGTAGCCGAAACCAACGACATGCATGCATGTCTTTTTTAAACTACAGTATGTGTTACTAGGAAATTAAACAAGTTGACAACCAAGCTAACTAATTAGTGAATGGCAAGTTAGTCTTTTACCAACCTTCTTATTTGGTCCTAAAATTGCTTGATTGCATGCCTTGCATTTCAGGATTGAATGAGTAGTAAATATACAACTCTACCACCAAATAGTTTTAGGGTTGCCTTTGcgacaattcaaattttgcacCATGGGATCTCTAAATCAACGGTCACGATAAATTCTCTTCCCACCTTATCTCTTCTCAACATCCTCTACCCATGCGGTGCACATCCACCCTCGACCACAACCCTCTTCCAGTAGGCGCACACAGCCTCGTTGGCATGTCTGGCACCTAGGAGGCCCACCCACTATAGCCATATGTCCTTCCTTCTCCTAGCATCGATGGGTGCTCGCCCCACCATCCTTCCCACTCTAGCGGCTCTTGCTACTGACAAATATCCCACTGTTGTGGTCGCTCCCATGCTAATTCATCGCCCGTGATCAGGTCGACATTTGTGACCGCCCTCGCCCCTACATAATCAAATCGATGAGCGACACCACCATTGTCTTGACCACGGCCACTGCCTGCCTCCATGCTACGCTGGAGCTCCCTCTAGGTCCACTAGAGACAGATATGCACCTTCCACAAACCTCATAACACTAAAAGATCATCGTTGGAGCTCGTCAGAGTAGGGGACATTCATCCATTAGCCAAGAAAATTGGAtacgtgtaacacccctggtgttacgagcttgcttagcaccgaaaTTTAGGACCAAGAAGGATTAGCTTAACAAGTTTccgggttttaaaaatttataacgcacgtgaggcggaaaacaatttctatgaacaaagatcaaacataacttgtatttagtactaaaataaaaattgaagtacaagtttagtagatggaaaggcaactttaacttttggaaaatagatgttgtaAACTAGTGTTTTGGCAGCTCAGAAATCAAATTTggcgttaagataagctcttttcgttaagtcagcaaacacttgaactattgtgtaaaataccatttttgatgaattatattgagcaaaatagttaaatggtgcttaaatattttgctcctatgggttagtataaggtatggactattgcatgaaatacttgttggtaacagttaatagggtttaggccttttaaaaattgtaacaaaagtgttaatggctgTTAGTTTGAACTGAATCATTAACTTTTCTAcgtatggaaaagtagtaagacaatgctatttcaACAtgtaatttctaacaaaaatgtttaaacactagctgcatgtttTAGTATTGTTGATTACATCAAAGCAGGTGCTTGAGGATGGCTtaggtcgaagttgtgttggatgtcacgttgctctcgtaaaaattgcccaaacttcaTTGGAACGCGTTGTTAACTATGTTGCTGGTGCCCTGTTCATGAACCGGCACTCCAGCGATGAACCCAAGTTCGCATCCTtttatctccctctctggttgctctcgGGTCATGACGATTGCTCCGCTAGCTAGCTGGTAGTGTCGACTTTAGGTCAGTAGGATTGGTTGAACTTCGGTTGAGATGATCGACATcctttgcttcgctttaaaatccatgcacgtCACATGCTTGGCTCGGGCGCACGATCCACTTGCGTGGCCGCTCGACGTAGCGTGGCTGGCCATGTTCTGCGCACCGCGGTGCCGACCCCGGTCGGGCGGTCTCACCGTGGGTTGGCCAAGGCCGGCCCAACAGGCCGTTGTCGTCGCCCTGCAGCTGCTGGCCGTCGCGCTGCTGTCCCACCTCACTGCTGCGTGCACCGCTGTGCCATGCCGGAGGGTTGCCACTGCGCTACACCGGTGCAGCCACTGCGCGGTCATGTGGCGAGGCGTTGTCGCAATACGGTTGCTATGTGCCCCGCTGTTGCTGCATGCGTGCGCCACCGTGTCCGTTGAGCCACGCGTGGGGTCGAACCAATGTTGTGGCCATTGTCATCGTATCGACGTGGCAGTCGCCCTACCCTGCGTCTCACCTACCGCGAGCCCATGACCCCGCCCACCGTGTCTAGGTCAgccaaccctaggtttagggtgaCGGTGCGCCTCCCTGATTCGCCCTATTCCGCTAGCCGACGCCGGTGAGCCGCTCGGGCTCGGCTACCACATTCAAGTGCCTCGCGTGCTGGCACACCTCTTGGCTCCGTCTAGCACTACCCAACGCACCTATTGCCCTCAGTCGTGCGGCCATGTCCTCGCGTTGTCGTACCCTATCGGGTTGTGGCTGGGTTACCTGTGATGGGGCCGTGTCGCGTGAGGTAGCAGGGGCGATGCGTCACCCTCTTTCCTTCGTAATAACCAACTCAAAGCTTCCCAGCTCAATTCCTCGTGTTAGTGAGAAGCAGAGGAAGTTAGTTAGATGCCCCACTCTCGTCGAGTCCAACGGTGGTCTAGTCGTGGCCAATTTTGGATTTTGCTCGCCGCTGATCATGTGCGCCGCCGTGACTAGAGGGTTGGGGATAAGGCCTGTAGGACTGGTAATagttcaattgctcgtaaccCCGAGTTCGTCGTGACTCCTTCCATCCATTGCTCGCGTTATTTTGGCTAGGGTGCTCGTCGTCGGTGGGGTGACACGCCGGTGTCCATCGTAGAGCGCCGCCGCCTCGCTCGATCACACGTGGCTAGACCGTCACAGCGCTCCCCTACTTCAACCGTCAGCAGGGCGTATACCATAGTGATCCGCTGATGCTTATCCGCCACTTCTACTCTACCGAGCGTACACAGGCACGTCGGAACAGTCACGCCACCGCTGTGGATAGCCGCTCACCGCTGCAGCCCGCGACAGTACGCCTCCgagtccctaaccgccacccatccttaCGCGTTTAGATATAGATGGTGGTCGGTCCCTTAATTCCATCGTAGAGAGCCTAGTTTGCCCGACGTAATCGCCTTGTGCCGTCGGCTGACGCGCCGGCGCGCGCGGGGATTCCAGGGACCTCCCCATGGTAAAGGCAAAAACATCTAAGGGTTTGATTGCAAAATTACTGACGGAAGGAATAATGCATATAGCAGTCGTATTAATCTCTGAAAGCTTCGGGCCCTTTCTGTCGGGCCAGAAGGATCGCTGCCGGCCCTTtcctttttctaatttagtttctaaggtaaacttgtaaattcaatataaaattgtgtagttaaccgaaaattgtgaaaccaattttgttaggttcctaaaatcatgatctatctgctagtatattttattcacctagttttataatattttcaagagctatctaattaatttaagatgcttaatattgtaagatataaacttgttgGATTTTTTGTGATAaagtggtgatagtgttggctctgaaactttcacagtaaattcctcacattattaggtgctcactgtaacttttatagctccataataattagtttgctaaggtagctaaatgagccctagtttaaaaatatatgtttaatcaataaaatgccgaaacaccttggaattttaaaactagaatatttttttcgaagacaaagccttacttggtgacgtggatacgtagattagtacgttagtcattaaagctagctcgttagcttgtggagcgtaatcgtattttagaatTGTAGTTGTCATTGATTATTTATatctctacgttgcatccacgtatatcataataggaaccacttgcatatataaatcCTTACCCTATGAGTCCTAATAGTATATtaggattgtgtagattgctatgctataggatccgatagaagtcgagtgattacctatcactcgtgagaaataggaaagatattattattactgtcacatggaatataaatgaatgataattggagaccgggcggaatggtactttggatctagacttggttaggcattcgagcgacgCTTGGATTGCATTTGTTtcacctatgtcgattgaggaccattcgttgctgtggatggtagtcaggtcacagacttattatcctgagtacatacttgcttatggaagcgggaaggctcgttacgctcttgtcgtgagttccagctctttctggaccagctgattggaggcagggaaaggtggaagtctaagcaccatactgagaccgggtctcaagtgtgggggctaaGTTTGGACGGTACCTGGATCCCGTGAcaagagtggaatgggttggtcttgtttgtgcctgggtcCAAACAGGActtgtgtttcggggtacccagctatgatacattggttcgtgaatcgccgtttccgtgagacggtaccgacttggctatggtctagcactgtagtaagaactggaatatgaaagatggtaaaatggttctgattggttaccacctacttgaaagtagcataggtgcttacatagaatggttaattAATAAATttatgatgactgctaataaaattaaatataagaacgcacatttagtaatgcttccgcagatgcaataacccacaagccaaataagccttgcatatccttagagacTTTTATTTTcctcttgtcgggtaagtcttgctgagtacaatcgagtactcagggttttatttcccctattgcaggtgattggaGAATACctagagctaactcttgtgtgtggaaacctcctggtgggctcaaagaggattcctttcacgctacgaccatagtgtttatttataacccttactaaaagtttttataaaaaaagatgtaaaatctgctagcatctcttgtatataaatgcCCACTATATTAATGCACCACCATGCCgttaaattaatctttgcttcctctgtaactctgataatattgttagattccgctgttataatcaattgaggtaatattctacttttgtaataaagtgatgtaagaaatgacttcagaatgttataagctttattctctcatttatgattctgatggaaaaatatggatttttgagttctcccttggggtgtgctcgatggaactgtccgatATAGCtccctttcgaggtgcttagtgttgaaagacgagcgcctctgaaagcgtgttatttcggacggttctgctacAATGCGGAGGCGAAGTTTTTCAATCCAATGCAATATAGGAAACTTAAAGAAAGCACCTCCATGCCATTATCCAATTAAACATAGCCCAAAACTTAGGTGATAACCCGATTAAATTGCAGGTGTTAATATGCATTTGGAAAGCCACCTAACAACCCAGTGCTGATCCAATGGGGACGCTAAAAGTATCATAGAAGAAACATCCACCATGCAATACCATCAGTGCATATCATTCTCCCATCCCACAGCATCCATCCACACCATCTTCCACATAATttctcaccccccccccccccccccacgtccTCACTTTCGGCCCAAaatgtaacacctttggtgtacGCAAGGACCTTAGTCTGATGATACGTGCATTAGTAAGTTTTTCGAGATTTAGTGTAAGATTAGTGTATAAGAAACTCAAAAATATGAAGAGGCCAAAACAAAATTCTTAAACGAAACAAGGTAATAATCTAGATAAACTTAACCTGAGAAATTCAAAGAAGAAATACGGATCGTAAATGAGTTTAATTTCAACCCAAGTTTAAGTGTTGATATTTAAAACCCTAGCTCCCAAGTTTAACTTGGAATTTAAACCACAAGAAATAAGGTGATTTCTTAAACTAGAAACCTAATGATAAATCAAGTATAGGAGAAAGACCCTAAAAGCCTAACATGTTCTAATTTCATAATATAGAAATAGTGTCTAGATTAATTGAGCTTCAAAGCTTATAAAGGTTAGGATTAGTCCTTTAGCTAATATAACTTCTATGAATAATTCATAGGTTAATCCTTGAATAGAAATAGTGTGAATTAAGGAAAAGTAAACAGACAATCCAAATTAGATGTTTTCAACAAATTATATATTTATTAAGTACACAACAAAAACTACTTTCTCTGTACAAAAAACAATGCAATTATGATATTCGTGCCCGTCAAACAAGCTTCAGTTCCACCAAATTTATAAtgaatagtattaacatttatatctctaaataaatttattatgaaatacattccgtaattaatctaatagtaGATATattatatcataaatgttagtactttTTAATAGTTTGGTCAAAGTTCGAATCATATAACTCAAAAAATCGAGAATTGTATTATGTTTAGGAGAGAAGAGTACAAACTAGAAAAACTCTTATTAGGCTGTCTCCAGCAGGAGACCCATCAGGAAACCCAAAGTGAAAATGAGTCTTTAACAGAATACgtatagcctccaacagagtacctatatagaAGACTCATTTTAGATGTCAAGAGATATATAActcaaatctgagtatcctctcttctGGAGACCCGTTTATAGAAAAAGTTTTCTTTTGTGTCTTTTTGTTGGAGAAGATAAAAAATGGTATTGAACTCTTTATCTACAGTGCTACCCAAATATAAAATGGTTATTGTATTTTGGGTAACGGTCGTTGGAGAGTGTCACGTGTACTTGAGCAGTTTCGATTAAAAATTGAAATAGACAAAAGTACAGGGAAGTTAGTGCAAGTCCCCGCTCTTCTTCCACCAGGAAACGAAACGACATCGCCAATCCCTAGCAGCAGACACAGCCACGGCGCGCGGACCGGGATCCAGTCCGGCATGGAGCCACCCCGGCGATCCGCGGGCGGCGCTGCCTCCGAGGCCTCCTCGGCGGCCGGATCGGACGCCGAGGACGACAGGTACTGCAGCGCCAACTCCGCCCTCGGCACGCCCAGCTCGATCGCTACCCTTCTCCCCTCCTCCGACTTCTGGGACCACCAGATGGACCTCCTCGACGACCATCCCGCCGCCGGCGGATTCCCCAAGAAACAGCAGCTCAGCCGCCTCCAAACGCTGGCATCGGCGCAGTCGCGGCCGGAAACGGGTCCTCCTCCGGCGACTGCCGGAGTCGACGCCATCGCGCGGCAGGGGTCGAGTCCTGCTTCACCATATATTCCTCAGCGCCCCGATCACAACCAGGTGGGTTTGCTAGTGCTTCAGTTAATAACTTATTAGAGATGTGAATTTGAGCGGAGCAGTTGTCAATTTCTCTTGTCGTGACGTGGTCAGCTTGGTTTGGACTGATGACTAGAGGCATTTGCAAATGTAGTCGGATCCAATTGGTACGAGTTTTAGATGTCTTGGGTGTTTTGGCTCCCAAATTTGTTTGTCTTACCTTGCAAAAATGCTCTGCTCAGCCGGGGAAACAAAATATGTCCACTAAATTAGGAAAAAAAAAAGTTGGTGGGAGCTTCTGGGTTTATCGTCTATTCTGATATCTTGATATGAaatttagattaaaaaaataCAAATTTACAGCAATAATTGTTTTCTGCTTATTCgttacttgaccacaacaaggcTACTGATTGGTCTGTATCAAATCTCTACTCGTGAATATATTGGTTTGGTGCTCCTTTACTTGATTGGATTGTAATATTCTAATTCTGACATACATGTGCTCATTACATTCTTGGGTTAACAGTCTCATATGCCCAAAAGAAAAGGACATTTCTTGTAGGTCATTTGCTTGACCAAATTCTAGTATTAACTATTAagtgaatcatgaatgtgcaggTGTTAAGTCACATTGTTGTATTGACATGTTCTCTTTCTAACTTTAGGTGCATGGATTTGGTGACAATGATTTATTTGATGATATGGTCCAAGAGATGGAACAGATTCTGCTCAATTCAGGGGAGCCACATGAAAATGGATCTTTTATGGATAATCGCAGGAGTAATGCTCGCCAGGCTCACCATTTCAGAGATGGCAGCACTACTGCCTCTACTTCTGGTACAGATGACGCCTATGTATGTCGTGTTCCTCAGTATTCTTCAAGAATTGATTGGGTGGAGGTTGTGGGGGCAAAGCAAAGAACTGGAGATGTTTCTTTCGGTGAACGGATGGTTGGTGTCAAAGAATACACTGTTTATTTGTTAAAAGTAAGGAGTGGTGAAGATGAATGGGAAATTGAGCGGCGATACCGTGAATTTTATGCGCTTTATCGGCAACTTAAGGACTTTTTTTATGAGAGAGGTTTGAGTCTTCCCCCTGCATGGGAAAATGCTGAAAGAGAGTCAAGTAAAATATTTGGGAATGCGTCACCAGATGTTGTCAATGAGAGAAGTGCCCTCATTCAAGACTGTTTGCGTTCTTTACTGGTCTCAAGTTATCCATTTGGAATTCTCACCCCTCTGGTTAATTTTTTGTCACCAGGGAGGCCTGGATACGAATATAGTTTTTTGAAAACTCTCATTCCACGATCTTTGCAAAGGCGAACCAGTGATTTAAATTCCAAAGATTCAGATTGCAATGGAGGTCCACATGATGATTGTACCTCAATGGGCAAGACGATATCACTTATTGTGGAGGATAGGCCTCAGAAGTCGACCAGGCAGTTGTTGGAATTACAGCATTACAACTGTGCGGGGTGCCATAGGCATTTGGATGCTGGTCGAACATTGCTGCAAGAACTTGCACAGACTATTGGATGGAACAAACCTCGGTTTTGTTCTTACACTGGCCAATTGTTTTGTGCTTCTTGTCACACAGATGACACTGCAGTTCTTCCAGCAAGAGTTCTACACCACTGGGATTTTTCATTGTATCCAATTTCCCAGTTAGCAAAAGCATATTTAGACTCCATCTATGACCAGGTAATGATAAACTTAAATTGTATGTTGTTTATTTATTTGTTAGTTCTGAAATAAATTTACTTTCATACTTTTTGGGACCTGAAG includes:
- the LOC136458363 gene encoding glutathione S-transferase U17-like, with amino-acid sequence MASDDAAAVGVVGGWASPFVMRVCVALRLKGVAYEFLQEEPGKKSELLLASNPVHKQIPVLLHGGRPVCESLVILQYVDEAFSGARPPILPADPYDRAVHRFWAEYADAKLPMALRTLRGMIDGDKAAAAEQVAAALAQLEEAFTACSKGQRFFAGDDIGFLDIVLGSYVGWFRAAERITGQTVLDEMRMPRLAAWAARFCGHEAVRDVMPDAGRLVEFGEALRAALAANANAQRM
- the LOC136458364 gene encoding uncharacterized protein encodes the protein MEPPRRSAGGAASEASSAAGSDAEDDRYCSANSALGTPSSIATLLPSSDFWDHQMDLLDDHPAAGGFPKKQQLSRLQTLASAQSRPETGPPPATAGVDAIARQGSSPASPYIPQRPDHNQVHGFGDNDLFDDMVQEMEQILLNSGEPHENGSFMDNRRSNARQAHHFRDGSTTASTSGTDDAYVCRVPQYSSRIDWVEVVGAKQRTGDVSFGERMVGVKEYTVYLLKVRSGEDEWEIERRYREFYALYRQLKDFFYERGLSLPPAWENAERESSKIFGNASPDVVNERSALIQDCLRSLLVSSYPFGILTPLVNFLSPGRPGYEYSFLKTLIPRSLQRRTSDLNSKDSDCNGGPHDDCTSMGKTISLIVEDRPQKSTRQLLELQHYNCAGCHRHLDAGRTLLQELAQTIGWNKPRFCSYTGQLFCASCHTDDTAVLPARVLHHWDFSLYPISQLAKAYLDSIYDQPMLCVSAVNPFLFSKVPALLNIMSVRKKIAAMLPCVQCPFRNSILKGLGVRRYLLDGNDFFALRDLVDLSKGAFAALPVKVQTISNRILEHITEQCLVCYDSGVPCAARQACDDPLSLIFPFQEDEATKCSLCGSIFHKQCFRKISVCPCGKASNGRKIAALEQAVHDGTGMPSTESIQPPPFSSSSGFFSDILSKARPDKLWRPRNSSPVILMGSLPDVYMS